One Peptostreptococcus equinus genomic window carries:
- a CDS encoding DUF4393 domain-containing protein has protein sequence MDIQNMLMCGGSALVGAGILKGPVETLNEFWYIHFGKNIHQEAEILKAKAEKNKQLFGENIITEVKNIPEENLKEPKTNIIGPAMEASKYYVEEPELRSMFAKLIASSMDKTKDAIIHSSYVEIIKQMSPLYANNLICIYNSHRNQAPICKYNLMFTNHTNLNLYTNIFLSNPSCSDQNSLSPSLSNLERLGLIKMDYSQWISNEEYYKDFYNTKEYFESERTLEDYKKTNLPNDLVADKIDTQKGIADLTPFGKNFVRTCM, from the coding sequence ATGGATATTCAAAATATGCTTATGTGTGGTGGTAGTGCTTTAGTTGGAGCAGGAATTTTAAAAGGTCCAGTAGAAACTCTAAATGAATTTTGGTATATACACTTTGGCAAAAACATTCATCAAGAAGCTGAAATTCTAAAGGCTAAAGCCGAGAAGAACAAACAACTTTTTGGAGAAAATATAATCACAGAAGTTAAAAATATACCAGAAGAAAATTTGAAGGAACCAAAAACTAATATTATAGGTCCAGCTATGGAAGCTTCTAAATATTACGTAGAAGAACCTGAACTTAGAAGTATGTTCGCTAAACTTATTGCATCATCAATGGATAAAACTAAAGATGCAATAATACACTCTTCTTATGTTGAAATAATAAAACAAATGTCACCTCTATACGCTAATAATTTAATTTGCATATATAATTCTCATCGCAACCAGGCTCCAATTTGCAAATACAATTTAATGTTTACTAATCACACAAACCTAAATTTATATACTAATATTTTTTTAAGCAATCCATCATGTTCAGATCAAAATTCACTTTCACCATCACTTAGTAATTTAGAAAGACTTGGTCTTATTAAAATGGACTATTCTCAATGGATATCCAATGAAGAATACTACAAAGATTTCTATAATACCAAAGAATACTTTGAATCTGAACGTACATTAGAAGATTATAAGAAAACTAACTTGCCAAACGATTTAGTAGCAGATAAAATCGACACTCAAAAGGGTATTGC